AAAGACAATAACTCATCACCTATGTTAGGATTCTTGAAAGAAGCAGAAACAATCACTATAACCTCACTTGAACATTTGTTGCTGTTTATCTGTAATCCAAAAGGACACTCAAATAACAGAAGATGGTCAGCAATATCCAAGTTGATGCATTCTAAAAGAGTAGTTTGTGACTCTCAAAATTCAGACACAAATGAATTTGAGAAAGTGGATGCAGCTTTGTTGTCTCTCATCAGCCACAAGTCTTCATCTACTGAAAATTTTCAGAGTCATTTGGAAGATTTGGAGATGTGCATTCAAGATCTAGAAACAGGAGTTGAACAAATATCAAGAAAATTAATTAGAAATAGAGTTTCACTTCTTAACATCTTCAACCACTAATCATAGTGTCTAAATGATTATTGTGCACTCAAATTTTGCACCATGAGTGTTACATAAATGTACATGATTGTGATAATATCTTCTTTTTTATGTGAATATTATTATCTAGGGATCTAACCCTTATTATTTCAACATCTATCTCTTTTGCTTAGTTCCCTTCAAAATCTTATCTTTCAACAAATTTTTTCACTTGATAAACTTATGTTTCtctttttggtaaaaaaaaataatgaaggatgaaaaataaaataattgttaaCCTTCGCAAAAATTAAGTATGCCAACATGATACTCAAAGTCAACTTAAATGCATATCAGAGTTGTCAATCTCAAAACTTGTATTGGGCCCATGATTAAATGAAAACTTTGCACATATTCAATCACAAATTTTATATGCTAATAATAGAGATAAAGAAGCTAGCTGTGTTTCATCTACCGAGAACCATTGAATTAGTTTTAAAATTAGGAGCTAACATGCACTATATTAACAATGAATattgattttaaataattgaCATGAAGTTGAGGATACTGTAAAATATAGTCATCATAATGTACTAATTGTATTGATACCTTAACAAGAAGATTCCTCTTGCCTCCAATTGATCCACTGAAGGCAGACAAGTTCAAAGACTGCATGATACTTTAGAATAGAATAGCTTCTTCTTCTGCAAACAAATGATAAAATAGACATTAAGATGCATGATTAGCAGTGTTTGAAATTTTATATTAGCAACATGCAGAGATGCTGTTTATCCATGTGATGCCAAGTTAAAAATACAGGGATGAGTTGGAAGATGATATAATTGCATTAGATAACTTTATTTAGATCATGATTCATGGTTATAAtgctttaaattaatatatactaCCTAACAAcatatttttcttgatcaaatattCAAAGTACATGAATTTGGAATTAGAGTTGAGATAACCATTAAGcagtttaattttttaaattagacatgaaatgacacagaaaTTGGTGATCATGAAAATTGGGTTGGTGTCTTTCCCATTCATACGTTTATAGCTGTATTTTAATGCATTGAAACAATAAGTATTGCAGTTCTTGTCTCTTGAACAGAGTCATGTGCATAAGAATTGTAGTCATGGTTTCATCTATCAGAATAGTCGTCCATGCGTGCATGCAAatgaattttattattgaatggaAGATTTTGATATAATATGGATTTTGCGTTGAAAATATCATTATATGAAAGAGAAAAGTGACACTCACATCCAACACAATCATCGGTCCCAAAGGCTAATCCTGCAAATTAACAGTGTCATTAGTAAAGGTAACAACACTCTTGAGAATGAGTCAATTGAAAGTACTCTTAAAGAATTATTTTAAAAGTGAGCTTCTGCAAACCATCATGCATCAATTGCTTATTTTCACATGTTAATGAAACAGGTAACTGCAACAAACATAAATTATGAAGGTGTCAAGCTGGGAACACTGCATAAACATCGCCACCAAAAAGTAACCAATTTGACAGTAGCTAAAGATCAAGACTTTCCTTGCTTTTAATATGTCCTGTTGCAGGCAGACAACTTCATAGACTAAAAGATAATTATGCTACAAAACAGCATCTTCTCATCCTCCAACAAAAGCTCTCTTACAATGCATGCATGATGCATTTCTATGTATAAAGTATTATATTGTAAAGATGCCATTTTTGTCAGAATCAACATGATTCCAAATTAAATATTTGAGGGGTGAATTGGAAGCTTGGTGAATGAAGAGCATTGACAGATCATGGTGAGGAAGCTGAGATCCAAATCAAGATGATATAATTGCATACTAATTAGGTGACATTTAACAAACAAAAGTATTCTTCTTGTCTCCTTTAATTGGTTGCTATGTTTGCTATATATATGAAGAGAAAAAGCCAACcaaaacacaaattttcaaaTAAACTTAGAAGAGAAAAATGGCAGTCattgaaacaaacacaaaaagcTCTCTTCATCTTCGCAGCAACAGCTTACCCTCCGCACCTCACCCTCTTGTATCACAATTTGAGGGTAATTTGCAAAGATTGAAGAGTTCTGAAGGCGTCTCTTCAGCATCATCATCCTCGGTATGCAACAAACTTAATGGCACGCAGGATTTGCATGACTGCATTGATAAACTGCTTCAATTGCCAATTGAACAACAAACCTTAGCACAAGAGTGCAATGAAAAAAGTGTCGATGACCTACTAGAAGGATCACTTAGGATCTTGGATATCTGTAGTATAGCTAAGGATTTTCTTTTGATATCAACCGAAAGAATCCATGAACTACAATCAATAATCAGAAGGAGAGGCAACGAAACTGGATTCACAGTTGAGGGTGCAAAATACATGGCTTTTAGGAAGAACATGAAGAAGCAAATCCGAAAGGCGTTGGTAAATTTGAAATCAATGAAGAATGAGTTGATTTCTTCTTCCTCAAACAATAAAGAAAATAACTCTTCGCCCATGCTTCAATCCTTGAAAGAAGCGGAAGCAGTCACCCTAAGCTCACTAGAACATTTGTTGCTATTTATCTCTGATCCAAAAGGACACGCAAAGAACGGAAGATGGTCAGTAATATCCAAGTTGATGCATTCCAAAAGAGTAGTTTGTGATTCTCAAGAATCAGACACAAATGAATTTGAGATGGTGGATGCAGCTTTACAGTCTCTCATCAGCAACAAGTTTTCATGTACTAAAAATGTTCAAAGTCAACTGGAAAATTTGGAGATGTGCATTCAAGATCTAGAAATAGAAGTTGAGCGCATGTCAAGAAAATTAATCAGAAATAGAGTTTCACTTCTTAACATATTCAACCACTAATCATAGTGTCAAACTGTCAATATCATTTTTGTGCACTCAATTTTCCTCCCATGAGTGTTACATACTTACATATCTGTACATGAATGTGAATATATCTTATTTTTAATACTGAATATTATTATCTTAAGGATCAATATTAGTTCAACATCAATCTCTTTTGCTCACTTCCCTTCAAAATCTTTATCTTTCACTTTCCCCTTTTCTTCCAAATGTTCTGCATTAAAATATCTGAAAGAAAAGAGAAGTTAAACAAGTCAGCAAATTTGTTCACTTCAAGAGTCACCAAAGAAGTAATTAAGTAActgattaataaaatttaatctaTTAATTCAGTCGCATATAAATGTAAGTGATTACCATTTCTATGCATTATGCCCATGTGAATCTCAAGGTCAACTTAAATGAATATCCTAGTAGTCAATCTCAAAACTATTATTAGGttcatgattaaaataaaaaaccttATATGTGTTCTAAAGTTTTATATGTTAATAATAGCGAGGACCATCAAATTAGTATTAAAATTAGGAGTTAACAATAGATATGAAGTCTGGGACACTTCAAAGTATAGTCATCATAATGTACTAATTGTATTAATACCAGGACAAGAAGATTCCTCATGCCTCCAATTGATCCAGTGAAAGCAGACAAATTCAAAATAATGCATTCTATTTGAGAGATTGAAAATTTATATTAGCAAAATGCAGAGTTCTGTTTATCCATGTGATGCCAAGTGAAAAAGAAAGGGGTGAGTTGGAAGTTGAGTGTATAGGAAACATTACCACTTCAATCATAGAGTACGTATTAAAATCAGATGCTAACATGCATTCTATTGATGATAAAATAGTAGATATGAAGTTGGGTCACAGAGTCTCACAGAATAGTATAGCCATCACTAAGTATTCATTGTATTGATACATGCTTCAATCAATTTTAAACCTCTAAAATCCAAGTCTTACTTGGATAAATAACAAACTACTCCACAACTTAACACCTTCACTCGTAACTTATTCTAAACAGTGTCTAATATTTCAAACATCCATATCATGCATGTAGCACATACTTGGCCAAACTAtgcatcaatattcatcaaatgCAAGACCAATATAAACCAATATAAATTATCCGGCGGCAAAGAATAAAAAATGATGCACCAGCCGGGAATAGAACCCGGGTCTGTACCGTGGCAGGGTACTATTCTACCACTAGACCACTGGTGCTTGTTGTTTGCATTGCTGCAAAATTATGTATTTATAGTCTATATTCCTTGTAAAATATcattatgcttttgaataaaTTGTTTGCAGATGAGGTATGAACTGATCACCATACAAAATGTTACAACATACAACTCTACCATAACTTTGTGGATTAAATAAAAGTGAATGATATTCTATAAAATTTAATTTCAGTATGGGGAGTTATATATTTATTATCTATGGTATGGATGAGGACATATTTTTGCATAAGAAAACATGGATTACACGAGACCATTTGTTTTGCCTTTTGGATCATCATGGTTCCATTTGAAGCCTTTGTAGATGCAGGTCAAATTTGAACACTTTTCTAATGCAAGATCAAAATCAAATATCGAATCACAGTAAAATTTACACTAACAAATTTTACTAATGTAAGaaacttttgtggatttttgtaATTTTGATATTTAATAGTTGCTTAGATTATTTGGAAAGACTGGGCACTAATAGTTGAAGTTAGGGAAAACTGACCCAACAGAGAACTTGTTGCAAGAGGAGAATCAATGGTAGGTTCATGATTTGGCAGAGATAATAGAGAACATTTGACTCACATTCGACACTAATCATTCGATCCTGTAAACAAGTGGTGGTAATGTGGTATCAATTCACAATAGCATCATGTATCAAGTAGATCTATAAATTGAATTGCCATGAAACAGCATCAGAACTCAAAGCTTTTACTATAGCTTGACCAGAGACTGTAAATAAATTTAGTAGACTCATAAACAGTATGTTTTCGGTTCCTCTCTTGTTCTTTTTCAGAAAAaactaaaattgaattaaaattactGAGCCAAGCACAAGGTGACTTACACATCAAGCCCAACCAAACCAAAAACAGCAGTAGCAACCATAGAAAGTAAGATTGTGGCTCCATTTGACAGTACGGGCTAACGGCTACCGCAACAGCTTGATATCAAAATACTTGCAGCACCAGTATCGCTTCTTTTCTCCAAATTTGGGAACCCTAGCTCGTTGGTTTCGTTTAATCAGAGCCAAATGAATCGCGTTGAGCTTAGTTCAcactcaaaattttaattttttgaattacTAAGGTATTAGTAATATTTTTATAACTTGGCCTCAATGGCATTTTGGTCAATTTATATCTCCCGCTCATTTAAATGTCATTTTTGTAGCTAGCTCTTCAATATTCTCGCTGACTTCTTAGTTCTTACTCAATCTTACCCATTACTTTtccatatattatttttaaatagggtCTTCAAAATTAAACCAATGTACGACATAGTCTCAAGTGCATAAGGAAAATGAAGATCATGTTCATGATGAGGTTGATATTGCTTTAGCTAATGGTGGTGTTGTTAACAACCATGATCATACATATGTGAAGAATCAAAGTCAAGGAGGATAAATTGATGTCTAATGATGAAAGTCTTGAGTTCATTGAGCCAATGGATGCGAAAAGTGCATCTCTCAATGGAAAGTGAAGATCATCTTTGTGCAAACAGAATGAAGAGAACTTGTTGTGGTAAGGGTCATATAGTAAAGAATGTATGTACTTATGAAGAATATATCTCTGTGAACAATGGTGTTCATGCTAGTTTGAACAAGCTATTGAAGTTATCACTGAAGATGTTGATCTCTACATACATATGCTGAAGAAAAGAGAGACGTTAAGAGAAACTCTAACAATTGAAGAAAGTGATCAGGTTCTGGAAAATATCAATTGTGTCATCACATATATCAATAACATGTGGAATGTTACTGTGGAAGACAGAGATAAAGTGATAACTCTCATTCATGGAGAAGACATTGAGTTATGTAGATTGTCAGTGAAGATGATGGGGCATGTTATCCATCAAATGCAGTTTGAACATGAAGTGAGCATGTTGTTGAAGGATGAACAAATGATAAAAGAGAGAAATATAAATGTCATACCAGATTTGCCTGACACTGCGAGTTACATGATAGTGATTGAGACCACATATCGAATGAAGAAAGTGCATATTACTTATGCAAATTATGAAGAACATGGATGGAGTGGATGAGAAACAGACGCTGAAGAAGATATCTTAGACATCATATAGAATAGTGATTTTCTCAAGTGTGAAAAAAGGTTAATAAATGAGAAAATCGTGTGTCACAAGAAAACTGAGGTTGAAATGAATATATCTTTAAAAGAGGTTGTCGTAAAAGAGAATCTCATGGTTGAAAAGTCAAGAGAAGTATGTAGGGGAATTTTTCTCCTTATAGGCCTTCGTTACAAACAAGAAGAATTTGTTCTTTCCTCTATCAAACTCTCTATCTTCATCAAGTGAAAATCGATATCAAGATGAACCAAGAGTATGGAAATCAAAGAAAGAATAATTCTTCTACCTCTTTCACAATTATTGGGGCCACATTTGCTGGATCATTTAAAAGGACATCTGTTACCAAGAAGAAATTGGCAACCAAGAAGAAGTCCTTGAAAAAGAGATTGTTGGAACAAATATGGTCTCTACCATATCCTttgggttttgatgataacaagtattgAATAAACAATTGGGTATACTAATGTTTGTTCAAGTGTGAAGGAACATAGATTAAAATTTTGATTCAATGTCAGTTCTGACACTACATTGAACATTCAAAGAAAAGTCTTAATATGCATATTCTGAAGATCAGACTCTAACGGATCAACTTCTGAAGTGGTCAACTTTTAAAAACTACTGTCTGAAGAAAGCCAGTCTCTAAAGGATTATAACTTGAAGACTCAGACTCTAAAGAAGTTAATTTATGAACATTTACCTTAATCTGTAAGATAAATTGTTAGAAGTATTTTGCTTGTTGCTTGAGCATCAGAAGTCTCTTAATTGTGGGCTTGAGCATTGAAGTATCTTACTTTTTGTTTGAGCATTTGGAAATCTCTTGCTTGTATGCTTGAGCATTTGTAATCAGATTTGGTTATAGTGAAAATCTCTTGGAAGTGTCAGGGGACTTGACTACTCCTGATTTGTAtgaggaaccaggatatatcgttTATGTTCTTCTTCTCTACCTATGAACCTTTATTCTACTGCTATCATCATACTTTGACTCAAATTCTAACCTTGTGCTCATAATCTGATAAAagattttaaatagaaaaggaagaaaaagttaACACAATTCAACCCCTCTTCTTGTGTTTTTCCCACCTTCAGAGATATGTTCAAGCTCAAGAAGATACTGGTTCAAATTTTGAGGGTGATGAAGACCGGGTCAAATACATGCACTATAGAGGATGGATAGATAAATAAGCCTGAAGGGTGTTGTTTCAAGTTTACTTGTCTTATTCTTATATCTGGACATGTTTGATTTGTAAGCCTCTTAAGACTgggttttgaaggatagaaaaacacttagaaagggggggattgaataagtgtgactttaaatcttggacgataaaaataaattgcacaattatttttatcctggttcgctgttaacgaagctactccagtccacccccgcatagatgatttacctcaacctgaggatttaatccactaatcgcacggattacaatggttttccacttagtcagcaactaagtcttccagagtcttctgatcacacactgatcactccaggaacaactgcttagataccctctaagacttttctagagtctactgatcaacacgatcactctaggcttagttcactcctaagacttccctagagtattctgatcaacacgatcactctagttacaaactgctcagccaactgctaagacttcctagagtatactgatcacacgatcactctagttccttacaacttaatgtaatctattcaagagtttacaaatgcttcttaaaagctataatcacaaactgtgatatttctcttatcgtttaagcttaatctcactaaaatattacaacagcaatgtagtgagttgatgaagattctgagtttagatttgaacagcgtttcagcaagtttgatataagttgttttggtgcagaatcgttaaccttgcttctcatcagaacttcatatttataggcgttgagaagatgaccgttgaatgcatttaatgctttgcgtgttccgtacagcattgcacttaatgttatacgcttttgtcaactacctcgagccttgttcacgctgtgtctactgacgtagcctttagtagcttttaacgttccttttgtcagtcagcgtagtctgccacctgtacttccttctgatctgatgtttgtgaatacgacgtttgaatatcatcagagtcaaaacagcttggtgcatagcatcttctgatcttctgatcttgaagtgcttctgagcgtgataccatcttctgatcttcagtgcttctgatctcatgttcttctgatgctttcatagacccatgttctgattctgcttcgaccatcttctgatgtcttgccagaccatgttctgatgttgcatgctgaaccatttgagatacaacttctgagcgctgaattatgcgtactctttatatatttcctgaaagggaaattgcattggattagagtaccatattatcttaagcaaaattcatattattgttatcatcaaaactaagataattgataagaacaaatcttgttctaacaatctccccctttttgatgatgacaaaaacatatataaatgatatgaatttgcgatcagaaagagtagacggcaaaagacaaattacacagctatagcataagcatatgaatatgtctccccctgagattaacaatctccccctgagataaataatctccccctgaaataaatactcgaagaactttaataaaagacttccctgattatttcggtagagacgatcatataagcttctgccttcagagaattcatagcttctgacttctgcttccattggacagcttcagaacttgaatttctttagatccttagaacactcacagcttctgattcctgcttccatcgtggacagcttcagaacttgaatttctttgatcttcagaacattcacagcttctgacttctgcttccattcaggacagcttcagaacttgaatttctttgatcttcagaacattcacagcttctgacttctgcttccattcaggacagcttcagaacttgaattttctggatcttttagaacattcacatcttctgatttctgcttccctcggatagcttcagaactttgaatgtctaccaatcatcacttcatgctagatttgtatcagaacattgttgaatgtaccagagcatcatcagagcatctctacatcctgaaatgttacagaacaaaaactaaacgacaaaagtcagcatgaacgagttagaacataaaatgtatgtttgaacacattatatgtatcagagccatataggctgaaataacgtatcagagcaaataatgtatcagagccataacattatatgtatcagagcaaatagaattttgtcagaacaggatggacaatgatattcaaattctattatcagtgcttctgattcattcttctttcttgcttctgatttctgaagcttgacagcactcagcttgcttcagtttccatggttttgcttctagtgtttgcttctgaagattcacttcacttctgtatacctgcaaaacacttaaaccatgtagaacttgcagttcttgttagtgaatgtgtgggagcctttacccagcaactgatagattaatcaaatcatttatcatttatcttctccccctttttgtcataacatcaaaaaatagaaaagattcagatgaataaaccagaacacatggaggaagaagatgatttcattaaggttcaaccattgggtacagaagtacaaaatgataagatcagatgcacagaaacaaaacagatgc
The window above is part of the Vicia villosa cultivar HV-30 ecotype Madison, WI unplaced genomic scaffold, Vvil1.0 ctg.000920F_1_1, whole genome shotgun sequence genome. Proteins encoded here:
- the LOC131632245 gene encoding uncharacterized protein LOC131632245, yielding MAVIETNTKSSLHLRSNSLPSAPHPLVSQFEGNLQRLKSSEGVSSASSSSVCNKLNGTQDLHDCIDKLLQLPIEQQTLAQECNEKSVDDLLEGSLRILDICSIAKDFLLISTERIHELQSIIRRRGNETGFTVEGAKYMAFRKNMKKQIRKALVNLKSMKNELISSSSNNKENNSSPMLQSLKEAEAVTLSSLEHLLLFISDPKGHAKNGRWSVISKLMHSKRVVCDSQESDTNEFEMVDAALQSLISNKFSCTKNVQSQLENLEMCIQDLEIEVERMSRKLIRNRVSLLNIFNH